From the Immundisolibacter sp. genome, one window contains:
- the glgC gene encoding glucose-1-phosphate adenylyltransferase: MNGARHPERFISELTRSTLALILAGGRGSRLEQLTLWRAKPAVPFGAKFRIIDFPLSNCVNSGIRRVGVLTQYKAHSLLLHIQRGWGQLNGQFGEFIELLPAQQRLETSWYAGTADAVWQNLDIISAHNPEYVLVLAGDHIYKMDYGPMLAAHVTQQADVTVGCVEVPVAQASGFGVMAVDADLRIQRFDEKPAQPQPMPGRDDLALCSMGIYVFNARFLYEQLYKDADMPGSGHDFGRNIIPGLITRYRAFAYAFRDVQTGVQAYWRDVGTLDAYYEANMDLVSVTPELNLYDTEWPIWTLQEQVPPAKFVFDDNDGRRGTALDSVVAGGCIVSGAVVRRSLLSTNVRVEAGAELDQCVVLPQVHVGAGCRIRRAIIERGCILPPGTVVGYDPVADAQRFSVTPGGVTLVIPEMLGQALHHAR; this comes from the coding sequence ATGAACGGTGCCAGGCATCCGGAACGTTTCATCAGCGAGCTGACGCGCAGCACTCTGGCACTGATTCTCGCCGGTGGTCGCGGCAGTCGGCTGGAGCAGCTCACGCTGTGGCGGGCCAAGCCGGCGGTGCCGTTCGGTGCCAAGTTTCGCATCATCGATTTCCCACTCTCGAACTGTGTCAACTCCGGGATACGCCGGGTTGGCGTGCTGACCCAGTACAAGGCGCACTCGCTGTTGCTGCATATCCAGCGTGGCTGGGGGCAGTTGAATGGTCAGTTCGGCGAGTTCATCGAGCTGCTGCCGGCGCAGCAGCGTCTGGAGACCTCCTGGTACGCGGGAACCGCCGACGCCGTGTGGCAGAACCTGGACATCATCAGCGCGCATAACCCCGAGTACGTGCTGGTCCTGGCTGGCGATCACATCTACAAGATGGACTACGGCCCGATGCTGGCTGCTCACGTCACCCAGCAGGCGGATGTCACCGTCGGCTGCGTGGAAGTGCCGGTGGCACAGGCCAGTGGTTTTGGCGTGATGGCGGTGGACGCGGACCTGCGTATCCAGCGTTTCGACGAGAAGCCGGCGCAGCCCCAGCCGATGCCCGGACGGGACGATCTGGCCTTGTGCTCGATGGGCATTTACGTGTTCAACGCCCGATTTCTATACGAGCAGTTGTACAAGGACGCGGACATGCCGGGCTCGGGCCACGACTTCGGGCGCAATATCATTCCGGGTCTGATCACGCGCTACCGGGCCTTCGCCTATGCCTTTCGCGATGTGCAAACCGGCGTCCAGGCCTACTGGCGGGACGTCGGCACCTTGGATGCCTATTACGAAGCGAACATGGATCTGGTGTCGGTGACGCCGGAACTGAATCTGTACGACACCGAGTGGCCGATCTGGACGCTGCAGGAGCAGGTGCCACCGGCCAAATTCGTGTTCGACGACAACGATGGCCGGCGTGGTACGGCGCTCGACTCGGTGGTCGCCGGTGGCTGCATCGTGTCCGGCGCCGTGGTGCGCCGCTCCTTGCTGTCTACCAATGTGCGGGTCGAAGCGGGTGCCGAACTCGACCAGTGCGTGGTGCTGCCCCAGGTGCATGTGGGCGCCGGGTGCCGTATTCGTCGCGCCATCATCGAGCGCGGCTGCATCCTGCCGCCCGGCACCGTGGTCGGCTATGACCCGGTAGCCGATGCACAGCGCTTCAGTGTTACTCCCGGCGGCGTGACACTGGTGATCCCGGAGATGCTGGGTCAGGCGCTGCATCATGCGCGATAA